CGGCCTGGCGGGCAAGCTCATCGTCTATCTCACAGGACACTATTTCCCGGGCCTGGGCTTTGTAATTACCATTGCCCTGATATTCCTGGCCGGTCTCCTGGCAACCAACATCATCGGGCGGCGTCTCCTGGATTTGGGCGAGGGTCTCCTGTTAAGAATCCCCCTGGCCCGGACCATCTACCGCCTGGCCAAACAGGTAACCGAAGCCTTGAGCCGTAAGGACGAGCAGGTTTTCCGCCAAGTAGTCCTCGTCGAATGGCCGCGCCGGGGGGTACATTCTATAGGCTTTCTGATCGGAGAAGCAGGGGAAGACCTCTTTGGAGCAGGGGGACCGGACAAGGTCAAGGTTTTCATACCCACTGTACCCAACCCGACGACCGGGTTCCTGTTTGTCGCGCCACGGGAGGAAGTGTGGCCCATGCCCCTGTCGGTGGAGGACGGCTTGAAGTTCATTCTTTCCGTGGGCAT
This is a stretch of genomic DNA from Thermoanaerobacterales bacterium. It encodes these proteins:
- a CDS encoding DUF502 domain-containing protein codes for the protein MGRLKNYLLAGLAVILPLAVTIWVLVGVFRFIDGLAGKLIVYLTGHYFPGLGFVITIALIFLAGLLATNIIGRRLLDLGEGLLLRIPLARTIYRLAKQVTEALSRKDEQVFRQVVLVEWPRRGVHSIGFLIGEAGEDLFGAGGPDKVKVFIPTVPNPTTGFLFVAPREEVWPMPLSVEDGLKFILSVGIVSPGEAGNNNNHNHK